Part of the Salifodinibacter halophilus genome, AGACGATGAAGGTGACCAGGTTGCGCAGCCCGTCGGCGACCACGCGCACCAGCGCCAGCAGGATCGACGAGGCCAGGAACATCGAGGCCGCCATCGCGATCAGGGTCTGGGTGAGGTAGAAGTTCTCCGGCCGGGTCAGGTTGGTCGCGTGCGAATCCACATAGGCGCAGACGCCGACGATGGCCACCGCGATCAAGCCGAGCAGGTCGAAGCGCTGCTTGGGCAGGAACAGCAAGGTC contains:
- a CDS encoding MFS transporter; this translates as TLLFLPKQRFDLLGLIAVAIVGVCAYVDSHATNLTRPENFYLTQTLIAMAASMFLASSILLALVRVVADGLRNLVTFIV